One Amaranthus tricolor cultivar Red isolate AtriRed21 chromosome 1, ASM2621246v1, whole genome shotgun sequence DNA window includes the following coding sequences:
- the LOC130828167 gene encoding uncharacterized protein LOC130828167, which produces MCLRCRLFVIVMFCLYFRVESGFMDKGKTPLDSLTPGKSSKIPMFDLETAWREVSNADIWKIRDGESIRDYRERMRMVKAKADRVCYDLDLDLNELRRLSESRKNVEPEEEGEPHISDDADVVMEPLKERNLPDPPLVETEVQSESDVEMWEPKREPPNYVEISSEDESGNWGSHYDLYGYGTGFDRGCSDEEDPEEDMEEVPIDHPRNSDSESEDAHSNSSSDSGEDANDEDFDLASYDESADTWDAWR; this is translated from the coding sequence ATGTGTTTGCGTTGTAGGTTGTTTGTGATAGTAATGTTTTGTTTGTACTTCCGTGTAGAATCAGGATTTATGGATAAGGGAAAAACACCCTTGGACTCACTCACCCCCGGGAAGTCTAGTAAGATACCGATGTTTGACCTAGAGACTGCCTGGAGAGAAGTCTCCAATGCTGATATTTGGAAAATAAGGGATGGTGAAAGTATCCGAGATTATAGGGAGAGGATGCGTATGGTTAAGGCAAAGGCTGATAGGGTATGTTATGATTTAGATTTAGACCTAAATGAGTTACGTCGTTTGTCCGAATCTAGGAAAAATGTAGAACCCGAGGAGGAGGGCGAGCCCCACATATCGGACGACGCTGATGTGGTCATGGAACCCTTGAAGGAGCGGAACCTACCCGACCCTCCACTAGTGGAAACCGAGGTTCAATCGGAGAGTGATGTCGAAATGTGGGAGCCTAAGCGGGAACCACCTAATTATGTAGAGATTTCCAGCGAAGATGAGAGTGGCAATTGGGGGTCGCACTATGATCTGTATGGATATGGGACTGGGTTTGATAGGGGTTGCTCAGATGAAGAGGATCCCGAAGAAGACATGGAGGAAGTACCAATAGACCACCCTAGGAATAGTGATAGTGAATCAGAAGATGCGCACTCGAACTCCAGCTCTGATTCTGGGGAAGATGCAAATGATGAGGACTTTGACTTAGCAAGCTATGATGAGAGTGCTGACACTTGGGACGCTTGGCGTTAA